Proteins co-encoded in one Stomoxys calcitrans chromosome 5, idStoCalc2.1, whole genome shotgun sequence genomic window:
- the LOC106092236 gene encoding uncharacterized protein LOC106092236, with protein sequence MCCTSQRNFGLIVAWLNVGLSSLSLILILVSWLAYDVPQTSGDSQIEGIILLALVFTYVGAWLALSALLVKGIVEERHKLMAPWVYMTISMIFLLTFIMAYGIIASIVANLAFIVILLELIIISLILCVIVSFFFPVFMLFIKIREKISDPEKGF encoded by the exons ATGTGTTGCACAAGTCAAAGAAATTTCGGTTTGATTGTGGCATGGCTAAATGTTGGCCTTTCATCGTTATCCCTGATATTGATTTTAGTATCATGGCTGGCCTATGATGTGCCGCAGACAAGTG GTGATTCACAAATAGAAGGCATCATACTTTTGGCCTTGGTTTTCACTTATGTGGGGGCTTGGCTGGCCTTATCGGCCCTGCTGGTCAAGGGTATTGTGGAG GAACGTCACAAGTTAATGGCTCCCTGGGTTTATATGACCATATCTATGATTTTCTTATTAACCTTCATAATGGCATATGGAATTATTGCCAGTATTGTGGCCAACTTGGCGTTTATCGTCATACTTTTGGAGCTCATAATAATTTCTTTGATTTTGT GTGTCATTGTGTCCTTTTTCTTTCCCGTCTTTATGTTATTCATCAAAATTCGTGAAAAAATCTCCGATCCTGAGAAGGGTTTCTAG